Within Uranotaenia lowii strain MFRU-FL unplaced genomic scaffold, ASM2978415v1 HiC_scaffold_797, whole genome shotgun sequence, the genomic segment TTATCTCGTAAACAATTACGATTACGATcggttcaaaaaagtttttatatgtCCAGGGGGGGCTAATAGCTCTTATGCAAATCACTCTTGCCTAAATAACGCTTGTGAAGTTGTGAAGCTAGTCTATCTGAATTAGCAAATGCTTAGCTCaatccaaatttataaaaaacaacATTCTAATTAACAACTGACACAAAAATCAAACtccatacttaaaaaaaaaacagaattgtgacgtttttttaaatcaatattattttgtaTCAGAACCCAACCACGTTTTATCGTcacaattttcgattttcaaacaaaatagcCATCATGtagactagagatgtaccgaatattcggtcggccgaatacaAAATGGGTTGGGCAaaaagattattcaaaaaaagtttaatgttaGCCCCATAGCTCTCAAAAACAGTTCTTAACATCtagaaaagtgaaaattatagACCTGTCTTCTTACAACAACTCAAGTTATGGCTTCGGAAATAATCCAGCCCATGATAAATCTAGAATGGTggtctcacatgccaaatcgcACGTTCAGCCAAATTGTAtgaagttttgacagctggttgAAGTGTTAACGAAAAagggggtccagggatgccaagTGTGTGAgatacaaaatcaaagaaaaaaagtctATGTATGTATGACTGTGCATGTCGTGgaccaaagatcaaaagatttaaaatcaaattgggTTTTAGTTTATTTCCTTAATTACAattaacttcactaaaatacACAGGGTGCATCAAACAACCATAATCCTAAATCGCATGTTGCTTGTCCGATCGATGGCATCAAGGTCGGATTCAGGGGGTGTTCACCATCGAAGCAGCAGTCGCGGCTACATCATGCACTACGACACTGCCACCGGTTCCCTCGTTCAAAAGGGCCAAACACTCCATCTGGTTTTCCCAAATgatacccatcagatccggattactcaattggatcttctggagcagcgatggcaacagacaggggtcctcctgaagcacCTGTTTCATCTCGAACGATGGAATGTCATACCTCGCCAttttaccatccgattcgatgactttctgctgcttccagACAGATCTTGGAAGAAAatagtgttgaataagcataaatctGTTATAAGTAATGgaaaattaatgttactcactGCTACCGACAAAATTGGCACCGTCGTCTATTGATTCAACGTCTTCCAGCTTTGTTTACCAGCCCGGAACTTAGCCGGAAGAATTTTTTCGCTTCTATGgactatatttgcaaaaatcatggcgaaatgtttttctgaataatatattgatgattggcaaaaccaaaaaaaacagaacacctggcatcccagccagccagcagcccaGCCTACAgtcagctgtcaaatttcgggaGCGTTTCGCCCCCACCGTCGCATCCAAttctcgtctactttttgccaaagtgagaccagTTGCTAGTTGCACATCATATAGACTCCGGTTTGTTTGTTCTTGTCAATTTATAAccataaataattcaaatacgtggctccagagagaatgGAAATATCGTTACCCGTGGAATTCGGATGCAAGTAAATAAACAATAGTTTGCCTAATAAAACTagcaattttcaaatacatactCAACTGTCAACCTATAGCGTTTTTCATGTTCAAATTCCAGTTTTATCTATTCCTTCAAGTAGCTATAGCTGTTCGTAGAATTTCATTTTGGCTGGTGATTTTTTGCCGTCGATtagaaacaaagaattttttttctaatgccggtttacatacacacacagcgctcggtccatcattcgacaatatccttggtGGCTGactgtttccatcctgctttgtcttgtgataggatatgggatatgttttctttagtttctttcagacatatgcaatgcggttccGCTGGGAgcacaatgccagttattagaaagcttgttaatgctggtccggcatagaatcttataccgataattccaactctaaggaagttcattattagAATAGGGTCTGATTTGTGGGTCTAGTTTTTCTGCGACTAATAAATCAATACTAAATGATACGCGCACTATGCTGGTTATGACTGAATtggtttattattttaaattaaatttaaattaaaaaacttcaataaaattgatttttcgtcGCAGAACATTCAATGCCACAAAATGCTCCCAACGAGAACTCACTTTTCTTATCCTTATGTAGCTGTTGCAGTGAACTCAGCACCTAATATTGCTATCATTTTAACATTGATCCTTCAATTTAGTAGGTATTGATTTGCCATTAAAATTCAGCATATTGATACTTTTTGGTATTGATACCTCATTTTGGATTATGTTTGCTATCAGcttaggcatcaaagtctgctcgggaagtTACTACCTACTGCAACGTGAACTTGCAGATCCTCCGTTATTCTGAGATTGAAGACATGTTTCCcttttaaaatatattgttaAACATgtctaattttcataattaaaaatcatgaacgTGTTTGCTGAAAGATAGCTCATGCAAGTGATCTTGACATCCGGCGCGCATGAAACAAAATCCAAAACCCCGAAACGGATGGAAAGAACGGATTTCCCACCGAGCCAGTACCAACTCGGTACTACCAAGCATGCAAAATTGACGTTATTGATGACGGAATGTTTGTGAACCTTCGAGAAATTGCAGCTCGGCGAtggatatttgttttttttaaatatttctcagCTCCTACGTCTTCACGGCAACAAACCAGCCCTCGGATTGACAAAAGCGCGCACGGTGGTCCGAAAAACCTGgcaataaatatgtttttaacatttttggctCCGAAAcattctaaaaattgtaaataaataatcaaaatttcactgaaaaaaaaatcgaattttacttgaaattattttccattagTTTCTACCATAAGAactcgaaaaattttaatagctCTTTAAGAAATTCCATGTATTTAAATTCAACACGTTTTTAGAGCGAAAATATTTCGAGTCCTATACGTTAACGACGGAATTGATACCGCGTtaaaaaaccttagtggataGAAAATATTGACcgcttcaaaaatcgactttctgccagCCTTACTACTgcgttttggaccactgtgctcCGTTTCGTGGAATGACTCACGTAGCTAAATACAAAACCAACCCAGCTAGGCCTATCAAGGTGGGCTCGCGCGATCGAAGAAGTTGAACTGGAACGGTTGGCGCTGAAgagtcaaaaataaatataagatcGTAAAATCGAACCGGATCGCAACAGTGCAGCGCACGCAGTGACTCGATCAAGTTGTTCAACGGGACAAGTGAACCAAAAACACTGAATTGATTGAAGAATTTCGGAGGTGTTTCTTATAAGTTACCAAAAAACAAACCTTACAAAATGCATTCCACAGTGAACGTTCGGTGGATGGTTCTGGGACTGACGGTGTGTTTCCTAATGGCGAAAAGTATCGGCGATGCCAAACCGGTGGACGTGTGGGATCAGCTAACGGCCGAAAgtggaaaaatgttttacaaaatgTTGGAATACCTGAGTGATTACGATGATTTCGATGATTCGGACAAAACCTACCAAAAGCGGGAGGGTTCTTCTGTTCCGCTGCAAACGAGCAATCGAGTCGATTCCGGGGCCAAGAATAACAGTGAAAAGTGCAAACTTCCCCCCAGGAGGGGACTCTGTCGTGCTTTGCTGCCCCGATGGAGGTGAGTGATTTCAATGATCGGCTAAGCGAGTGACTAATATTGTGGTTATGCGTCGAAGGACAGTTTTGAATAACCGGATCTAAGGCATCGTTTAATTAAGTGCTAATGCAATGTTATCAGTGAAAGTGATAATTAATAGATGATGGAGACAACTTTAACCGTTTTCTTTCTCTTGACTCAACAGGGTCTAATTGAATTGCGTACTTgatatttgatacaattttctattaaaattcagataattattgaaaattacttTCAAATCAACAACGGCaattgaattaaagggaatctttcgattgcttttattcagtagaattattcaaccaagtagactCCTAATAACACTTAGAGcaagtgttgggaaaaagtgctagaaatttcgacattttgataattttaacatgcaaacatgttttcaagatctttgggcgttgtagttttttacatcactgtttctatttcagccgtatgtgatagaaatatcgctatttttgcatcacagcatgcgaaactacaacacgtgttgttaaaaaacttgaaggccacagatcttgaaattgtttttgcatgacaaaattttcaaaatgtgcaaaaagtgacaaaatttataccactttttttaaacaccagtgaacttgctctaaagtatttaaaatttaaaaaaacaacctATCTTTGTTTGTAAAGAAAACtctgatatttaaaaaacaattttacgtgactattatgattttgtttttaagcttTCCATACATAAAGTGTTTATGTATGTGTTATTTTCACGGACATTTAGTGATATGTGGGTAATATTTAGTTGATTATTCCAAGAAAAATCTGAGTGCGAAAAGAATAAACCAGAACCTTATGAAACGGTGAGCttggggaaaaaataaaacagaaataaaatgaccaaaaattgcataaaataaCCAACTCGAAAGATGATCAATATTACGAAGTACAACTTAACAGAAGCTAGTATATATGTTAGACCATTTTTAACAcgtccaataacttttttttgttgtttttattgccGATAATAGGAAATGGAAACaattcattcagtcctgaaGTGCAacgtgtttttattttgtatggaaatttgtatgggacgacaaaattttcattccacAATCGCCAGGGATGTACTGAAAAAGCAAAGCCGTACGAGCCGTGGGGTGAGGGGGCGTGTTAAAGGTttacccctcccccccctcctccccccatgaagatttccaagtaaaatttttcatcGTAGACAAATTACTTGCTCTTtaaaggtgtttaaaaacaaGTGTTAACcagcaaatttgaaatttgggtcgcctccggcggaattgagtcttaaataaaataaaatgtaaatgtaaataaaaataaaatgtctcaagcccTACCCTAGGCTCAGCGGAAAtaaatccaaaaatctaaaatctaatgtcttctactttattactaaaaattgaagaaaccaattaaacccaattaaaattttttctcgttctttttaatgttcaacatcttattttaaaaggttttgataaattacactaggccacaaaatttacatttttccaaggtgcaaTGAATCTAAAACgtaattttgactgatttgggtgctctgaatctaaatttgaaaattgaattgaaatatttgaaaatacgttaaaaatatttaagaaagttctgtaatttttaacaaaacttcaaaacaaaaacattttattttaaaataaaagctttgagttctaagaaaaaattaaagaagatttttatttgtttacttttcctaatTTAACGAATTTCTAAAgaagtttcaaaccaaactGAATTTAGATATTTCTAAAGCAtaaatctaatcgttttgctggtttcaacaaattgttaaattttacttttttttatcgtgCACCATCACCATCAAAATACTATcccttaattgaatgaagtataatgaacaaacagatttttttctaaaattttggctTGTTAgtaaatcagttatcaatgattgctTTCACATAAAAACTGatacatacctacatatttaaactctatatcaccaaaactaaaggtGATGGATCAAATTAAAGAATTCAAGTTCGGGACGTTGAAATCTACCAAATTATTCATTAAAACATAAGCATCAATATGCTGTTTCCttaagttatcaattaaattatataaataagttttttataaTGGTATGatgtgtttattgaaaaaaaaattcttctaaaatgttgtaaaacttatccattctatcatcaaattttgtttcaattttcaaatgaatttaacGATTTTggaagaacaattttttttcaattaaattaaccGAATTTAAGATAGttaaactattgaaatttttggaaaatttttaattaccgTAAAActgggtaagattgatcacttttttcaatattcatcgatattttttctgttaaggggaatgtgccatgtttgatatttttaaaaccagtactggactcctttaAACACAtgattgcagaaatttattagattactttaaatttgatttaacaaTCGATTtcttctttgttttgaatttgatgctgattgatcagtctctatgtTGACGGTtgtaacgagttttcttgatcataaagaatacaaaacaccttcataatatttacaaatgctagtaattgatGAACTAAGGCAGTTCGTGTTTAAAGGCCGAACAGCAATTAAGATCGAAATGTGGACAATGATGGTGCATgaattaaggggctaaattttgtaaaattaattgtaaaattttaacaacaacaaaaattattaccTTTTCCCCTTTAATTTTCTCCTTCAGActaaaccatttgatagggtttctagccttggaaaacgtccctatttttaaatataaaaaatttatctcaaaatacaacaaaaaactaccaacaccaaaactataaatttactaaggaaaaaagttgaactcttacattaatcaacctgctgcttctgaACGCtctgatttcatcaggaagggtgtttgtttgtgagccttcgaaaaaattgatgtttcatgattttttgataacatttttacttacatttgaaattttcaaaaacaaaccaagtttttctcaattttaaactcaacatgtaggtttttaaacgtagaaaaaagttttgagatattttaactttagacttagttattgatgattatgtcaATGTTACCCTGTTTTACGataatttgtcttttttttttcaacactgaattttcgtgttctgaAAACTTAAGCCttcaaatctgaaattttgtaaaGAGAATCGTAGTTTCTACCTTCTGTTCTATTCTATTCTGTTCCAGGACCCAGTATTTCAATTGAAAGTGACAAATTTTTCAGAGCCTatgattttaaactttaaatccgtaattgaaaatttattaacgtttcatttatttttattatataaaattatgaTCGATTCCATGATTTTTAGATAATctattaaaagttcaaaatacgATTC encodes:
- the LOC129760877 gene encoding kunitz-type serine protease inhibitor Hg1-like, encoding MHSTVNVRWMVLGLTVCFLMAKSIGDAKPVDVWDQLTAESGKMFYKMLEYLSDYDDFDDSDKTYQKREGSSVPLQTSNRVDSGAKNNSEKCKLPPRRGLCRALLPRWRYDMDSKSCHEFTFGGCDGNANNFMTYEKCMDTCRGV